One genomic region from Nocardia vinacea encodes:
- a CDS encoding DUF7373 family lipoprotein, whose translation MAPVDIATLKTGPYSPEPSAYEPYFSTVADIRTVEARRMLNYLVHSYEIDSDITVLGGVKMFNDADSMVQAEAFPEKYRAVATDNKLLLGVYVSRINESLRSRKKLIISVLRFPTEAASRKAAEDFDLITNSDPGRHPIAIEGQPDARTSSADDITGVSFVAHGPYIVMVNAGIPQPNQSALADIIGETINKQTARLDQTQPTPLDDVLDLPFDPDSLMRRTMPRAPDFSDPFIYDWDFGSYQPAGELHFERNPAEVAKALEENGVDLVARRSSIVYRTRDLSAAFRLQSALVKPGKDDEVLDSPPGLPDARCVKLDKSDAYRLFDSLCAVVYGRYVAVVQSKKAISAARVDVALNERAAAQYSVLVKSEK comes from the coding sequence ATGGCGCCTGTCGACATCGCGACCCTGAAGACCGGGCCATACAGCCCAGAGCCGAGCGCCTACGAGCCTTACTTCAGTACGGTGGCGGATATACGAACCGTCGAGGCCCGACGAATGCTCAACTATCTCGTTCATTCGTATGAGATCGACAGCGATATCACGGTTCTCGGCGGTGTCAAGATGTTCAATGACGCCGATTCGATGGTTCAGGCAGAGGCATTCCCGGAAAAGTATCGGGCGGTCGCAACCGACAACAAGCTATTGCTCGGCGTCTACGTCTCGCGGATCAACGAGAGCCTTCGCAGCCGTAAGAAACTGATCATCTCCGTACTTCGGTTCCCTACCGAGGCTGCCAGCCGAAAGGCGGCCGAAGACTTCGACCTGATCACGAACTCCGACCCCGGGCGGCACCCGATTGCGATCGAGGGACAGCCGGATGCCAGAACGTCCTCCGCGGATGACATCACCGGCGTCTCGTTCGTGGCACACGGTCCGTACATCGTCATGGTGAATGCCGGTATCCCGCAACCGAATCAGAGTGCACTCGCCGACATTATCGGTGAGACCATAAACAAGCAGACAGCGCGTCTCGACCAAACACAGCCGACGCCATTGGACGATGTACTCGATCTCCCATTCGACCCGGACAGTCTGATGCGACGCACCATGCCCCGGGCGCCCGACTTCAGCGATCCGTTCATTTACGACTGGGACTTCGGCTCCTACCAACCGGCAGGCGAGCTGCATTTCGAGCGCAATCCTGCCGAAGTCGCCAAGGCACTCGAGGAGAACGGTGTCGATCTCGTCGCGCGACGTAGCTCGATCGTCTATCGAACGCGCGATCTTTCGGCGGCGTTTCGCCTGCAGTCGGCTCTTGTCAAGCCCGGAAAAGACGATGAGGTGCTCGATTCACCACCGGGCCTGCCCGACGCCCGCTGCGTGAAGCTCGACAAGTCCGACGCTTACCGCTTGTTCGACAGCCTGTGTGCAGTGGTCTACGGGCGATACGTCGCTGTCGTCCAGTCGAAAAAAGCGATCTCTGCCGCGCGAGTCGATGTGGCCCTCAATGAACGAGCGGCCGCGCAGTATTCGGTGCTGGTGAAAAGCGAGAAGTGA
- a CDS encoding DUF7373 family lipoprotein, with translation MVKTSRIALAVACIAVTGMLVGCSGVQGTPLAAEQDVRKLEVGTYPVDRHQYDQDAGSNGALVEGMRMSEAVVASSKIDPSLTYGREGKVLSSIDDAVEHVASASKPVLVNRKYLTGYATSGSDKPDPPGQTRPSADTTAITNVVFRFPDEATAKIAARELEDADINISPDNRKLTSSKYPDAYIHWRPGVANVGTFMAHKEFVISLFVGRPRADSSDLQSWVEKTLDAQVPALDKFQATPQDKFSSLKIDPEGMLARVVVADRRGHTPNADNFAVYGPSYFVQSAEDETKTQKLVDEAGVDRFAIVDNGSVTRVRDFPAAQKFIDGLIDEVRNTFDPIDAPKDVPGAKCLQLNSKGDPERQYKYRCYVPYKRYVGVVTSDKEPDVRQKVTAQYALLANSL, from the coding sequence GTGGTTAAGACTTCGCGCATCGCGCTCGCCGTGGCTTGTATAGCGGTGACCGGGATGCTGGTCGGCTGCAGCGGCGTGCAGGGTACGCCGCTGGCGGCCGAGCAAGACGTGCGCAAACTCGAGGTCGGCACCTATCCGGTCGATCGACACCAATACGACCAGGACGCGGGCTCGAACGGGGCGCTGGTCGAGGGCATGCGGATGTCGGAGGCCGTGGTCGCCAGTTCGAAGATCGACCCGTCGCTCACCTACGGGCGCGAAGGCAAGGTGCTCAGCAGCATCGACGATGCCGTCGAACACGTCGCATCCGCGTCCAAGCCGGTGCTGGTGAACCGCAAGTACCTCACCGGATACGCGACCAGCGGTTCCGATAAGCCCGATCCGCCCGGTCAGACGCGGCCGTCGGCCGACACCACCGCGATCACCAACGTGGTATTCCGGTTCCCGGACGAGGCCACCGCGAAGATCGCCGCCCGGGAACTCGAAGACGCCGATATCAACATCTCACCCGACAACCGCAAACTGACGTCGAGCAAATATCCGGATGCCTATATCCACTGGCGCCCCGGTGTTGCCAATGTCGGAACCTTCATGGCGCATAAGGAGTTCGTCATCTCGCTGTTCGTCGGGCGACCCCGCGCGGACAGTTCGGACCTGCAGAGTTGGGTCGAGAAGACACTCGACGCCCAGGTCCCCGCATTGGACAAATTCCAGGCCACGCCGCAGGACAAATTCAGCAGCCTGAAGATCGACCCGGAGGGCATGCTCGCGCGCGTGGTGGTCGCGGATCGTCGTGGGCACACCCCGAATGCCGATAACTTCGCGGTCTACGGGCCGAGTTACTTCGTGCAGTCGGCCGAGGACGAGACCAAGACCCAGAAACTGGTGGACGAGGCCGGGGTCGACCGGTTCGCCATCGTCGACAACGGCTCGGTCACCCGCGTCCGCGACTTCCCAGCCGCCCAGAAGTTCATCGACGGGCTGATCGACGAGGTGCGCAACACCTTCGACCCGATCGACGCACCCAAGGATGTGCCGGGCGCGAAGTGCTTGCAGCTCAACAGCAAAGGCGATCCCGAGCGGCAGTACAAGTACCGCTGCTATGTCCCGTACAAGCGGTATGTCGGTGTGGTCACCAGCGATAAGGAGCCGGATGTGCGGCAAAAGGTGACCGCGCAGTACGCACTTTTGGCCAACAGCCTCTGA
- a CDS encoding DUF7373 family lipoprotein: MAILVIGVVAGCATEVPGHAGPGMSAVDPKSLNIGPYPSAPQDYTLDGFDKDDVFRIESRRMLGYLVLPYDVDSDVGHLVDTRLVEATTTNFDDGLLGVLPGQYLPVVQRNNFIAGVYTQRSNDSLRSIKNLAIAILRFPSDAAARTAAGELDRATDEFKPGRHPVAIDGYPDIRASSDNDKKGYVFLARGPFVLLSMITMPESDPKALGNQFKKMLDLQIPKLDSLVPTPVDDILDLPLNPDGIMRRTLPPTKGTREYSRDKYVGIYDGIGQLHFERNGPDLKRALQEAGTDLVAQNQSTLYRTRDLAASFRLQNALAQLGTDDEAISNPPGLPDARCLQLDAPEPTFNNKYLCILVYDRYVAVLSSQGQGLGKFDPALYQATAAQYSILAKTQ; this comes from the coding sequence GTGGCGATACTCGTAATCGGCGTTGTCGCGGGCTGTGCCACGGAAGTTCCCGGTCACGCCGGCCCCGGCATGTCCGCGGTGGATCCGAAGAGCCTCAACATCGGGCCCTATCCGTCCGCGCCGCAGGATTACACGTTGGACGGCTTCGACAAGGACGATGTCTTCCGCATCGAATCCCGGCGCATGCTGGGTTATTTGGTGCTGCCCTACGACGTCGACAGCGATGTCGGCCACCTCGTCGATACCCGTCTGGTGGAGGCGACCACGACGAACTTCGACGACGGTTTGCTAGGCGTGCTGCCCGGGCAATACCTACCGGTCGTCCAGCGCAACAACTTCATCGCCGGGGTGTACACCCAGCGGTCGAACGACAGTCTGCGCAGCATCAAGAATTTGGCCATTGCGATACTTCGCTTCCCGTCGGACGCCGCGGCACGCACCGCGGCGGGGGAACTCGACCGGGCAACCGATGAGTTCAAGCCGGGGCGGCACCCGGTCGCGATCGACGGCTATCCAGATATTCGAGCCTCATCGGACAACGATAAGAAGGGCTATGTCTTCCTCGCGCGTGGTCCGTTCGTGCTGCTGAGCATGATCACCATGCCGGAGTCGGACCCGAAAGCCCTTGGGAACCAATTCAAGAAGATGCTGGACCTGCAAATCCCCAAGCTGGACAGCCTGGTCCCGACACCGGTCGACGACATCCTCGACCTGCCGCTCAACCCCGACGGGATCATGCGGCGCACACTGCCGCCGACCAAGGGGACGCGGGAGTACTCGCGGGACAAATACGTTGGCATCTACGACGGCATCGGGCAGTTGCACTTCGAGCGCAACGGCCCCGATCTGAAGCGGGCGCTGCAGGAAGCCGGTACCGATCTCGTCGCACAGAACCAGTCGACCCTCTACCGCACCCGTGACCTCGCGGCATCGTTCCGGCTCCAAAACGCGTTGGCGCAGTTGGGCACCGATGACGAAGCGATCAGCAACCCACCGGGTCTGCCCGACGCGCGCTGCCTGCAACTGGACGCGCCGGAACCGACCTTCAACAACAAATATCTGTGCATCCTTGTGTACGACCGCTACGTGGCGGTGCTCAGTTCGCAAGGGCAAGGTCTCGGGAAATTCGACCCGGCGCTGTACCAGGCGACCGCCGCACAATATTCGATCCTGGCCAAGACCCAGTGA
- a CDS encoding DUF7373 family lipoprotein, whose protein sequence is MNLRYRNGLLCLAIAAALATTAACGGSDDPAPAVDVSKLEAGNYPTTPRDIDKQRTTETGAVQESIRLAEFVPLMMDLDSRMIYNHRPFYLHPFTPQNPPRNGWLGGSVDNFAAAAPGLVAGWTTSGHRRKDSSLGLNIDLTLLRFSNNAQAKTAMDVFSDEKNDKYPGKGPLSIPGYPNAKSTLSQYDAVKTWIARDDYLLYTYVGNSLATPPDPAPLIDFTKMLFDKQFELLKGYTPTPSDKVAQEPADIDGLVARTLANQPAEGYADITGAYTPHAALHLEERPDITKRAFDDAEVDLIAHSESSIYRTADPAAANRLTASFLDQLTGLFEPTDSPPGLPTAKCSKKLENDATKSRNLVEFICYLTYDRYVATITANQRQDLDQKLAAQYKLLAFDR, encoded by the coding sequence ATGAACCTTCGATACCGAAACGGCCTGCTCTGCCTCGCAATAGCGGCCGCACTCGCGACGACCGCGGCCTGCGGCGGATCCGACGACCCCGCCCCCGCGGTAGATGTGTCGAAGTTGGAGGCCGGAAACTATCCGACGACGCCGCGCGATATCGACAAGCAGCGAACCACGGAAACCGGTGCGGTGCAGGAGTCCATCCGGCTGGCGGAATTCGTGCCGCTGATGATGGATCTGGACAGTCGCATGATCTACAACCACCGCCCCTTCTATCTGCATCCGTTCACCCCGCAGAATCCGCCGCGAAATGGCTGGCTCGGCGGATCCGTCGACAACTTCGCCGCGGCAGCGCCCGGCCTTGTCGCCGGCTGGACCACCTCGGGGCACCGTAGGAAGGACAGCTCGCTCGGGCTGAACATCGATCTCACGCTCCTACGTTTCTCGAACAACGCGCAGGCAAAGACCGCCATGGACGTGTTCTCCGACGAGAAGAACGACAAATACCCCGGAAAAGGGCCCCTGTCGATTCCCGGCTATCCGAACGCCAAATCCACACTGAGTCAATACGATGCCGTCAAAACCTGGATCGCGCGAGACGACTACCTGCTCTACACCTACGTCGGCAACAGCCTCGCGACCCCACCGGATCCGGCCCCGCTGATCGACTTCACCAAGATGCTGTTCGACAAACAATTCGAACTGCTGAAGGGCTACACCCCGACACCATCGGACAAGGTCGCACAGGAACCCGCCGATATCGACGGCTTGGTGGCCCGAACGCTCGCGAACCAGCCTGCCGAGGGTTACGCCGACATCACCGGCGCCTACACCCCACACGCCGCCCTGCACCTCGAGGAACGCCCCGACATCACCAAGCGCGCATTCGACGACGCCGAGGTCGACCTGATCGCCCACAGCGAATCCTCGATCTACCGCACCGCCGACCCCGCCGCCGCAAACAGACTCACCGCAAGCTTCCTCGACCAACTCACCGGCCTCTTCGAACCCACCGACAGCCCACCCGGCCTACCCACCGCGAAATGCTCGAAGAAGCTCGAAAACGACGCGACCAAATCCCGCAACCTCGTCGAATTCATCTGCTACCTAACGTATGACCGCTATGTAGCCACCATCACCGCCAACCAGCGCCAAGACCTCGACCAAAAGCTCGCGGCGCAGTACAAACTGCTGGCCTTCGACAGGTAG